Part of the Fibrobacter sp. genome, GAGCTGATATACGGATCCGGCCTTCGAATTTCCGAATGCCAAGGGCTTTGCTGGAACCAGATCATGACCTCGGAGCATTTGGTACGGGTGTTCGGTAAGGGTAGCAAGGAACGAATCGTCCCCGTAACAGAAGAACTGCTTTCCCGCATCGGCGAATTCAAGCAGATGCAGATCGAGGCGGGCCACGTGCCCACGGCCACCGGCTATGTCTTTTTAAGCGAAGACGGCAAGCCCTATGGCATACGTACCCTTCGTAACGACATCCATAACCTACTGCGACTCATTGGCTGGGAAGGCAAGGCAAGCCCCCACGTACTTCGCCACAGTTTTGCAACACACCTGCTGGAAAACGGCGCCGAAATCATGAGCGTCAAGGAAATGCTGGGTCACGAAAGCATATCTACCACCCAGGTGTACACACACGTCAGTGCAGAACGCCTTCGCGAGGCTTTCAAGAAAACCCACCCGAGAGCATAGCGGCCTTGCCGAACAATACTAAAACTGGATATCCCGCAAAGATATTCTGCGATACTTGATTCGAAGAGAAACTTTACTGAAAAAATCAATCCAATAGGCGATTTCCGCCCATATGGTTTCTACAGCATCGTAGCGGAAATATTTCAGGGAATCCCGTCTTTTGCCAAACCACCAATAGAGCCATTTCAAACGGACTTTTTCAGAGTGGTATCCAAAGTTCCCGTTTTTCAAAATATCCTTCAACATCCACTCTCCGCGGAATGAATCCGGTTTGCAGAGCATCAACGATTCATCAAGCCCGAGAGTTTGCCGAAGGACCCACATGATTGCCGCGGCGGCATGAGACAACCCCAAGGAACCTAGACGACGAGATATTTCATTTCTGTCTTCGACAGATGAACTTCTAAGGAGAATGTAATAATCCAGCAATTGACGCAGGCCAACACCACCTGTGACAAAATGACGATGGACATGAGACAACTGCATCGCCAAGGCAAATTTAACGTTCGGAACATAGTAGCCCTCAGGAGTCCGTTCCCGACAAGAAAGTTCGCCATTCAAAAATTTCACTAATCGTCTTGTTGAAAAGGGATTCATGTTTCCCGACGAAGGAGTAAAGTGAACTTCTACGTCAACCCCATCTTTATTTTTGGGCAAGTGTACATGATGTTTTGTAGAATAGCCACGATTCTTGAGACCATGTTGACCAAGAAACTCTACAACACGTTTCTTTCCGCCTGACACCCAGATGTCGATGTCTCCCGGCTGCCGACAGAGCGGATTCGGGTAAAGTCTAGCGTTGGCCTGCCCTTTCAGAATAGCAGTTTGGAAATTTTCTTTTTCAAAGAAGTTCGTTTGAAGAGCACATTCTTTGTTCAAGAGTTCATTTAGACCGCGCACAGTCTCCGCCTCGCTGGCCCACTGGAACATCAGTTCCATGGGAGGGCGCAGTTCCTGGGGCAACTTCATCACCCCGTCAAACGCAAGCCCCAGAAGAGTCTGCCGGTCCGCCTCGTTGTAAATGCGTTCCCACTCATCCGCAGACAGCCGCGGAAACGCGCCAACACTTGCCCCCGGACACCCAAGCGCAATACGCAACAGAAGGAAAAAATTATCGTATCGGGAAAAATCCACCGGCAAAACGATCCCCAAAGCACCCTTTCTTATGCATTTTGAGAAATATACTCGTCCCGAAGGATTTCATAAATATACGAGGCACTACGGGCACGCAAGCCTGTTTCCGGTTTGTTCAACGAGTCAAAAATCTTTGACTTATAAACAAAGTTAAAGGCGGTCTCCAGGTCAATTGAAAAATCATCCACAAGCAACTGGACATTCTTCTCCACAATCCTAGAAACCAAGGACTCGCTTTGCGCTGTCGTCATTAACCTTGCCTCCGTAAATAACCTAGAGCCTTCTCTGTCAAAAAACAGAACTGATTGTTCAGGTTCTTGTACTCTAGCTCCTTCGCCAATTCATCGAGAGTTCTCAAACCATCTTCATACAAGTTCAGAAGATACGCAACGCCATCGTCCGCAATCGGTCCCTGAACAATGTCAAAGGGGTTCTGAAACTGTTGTGAACGACTTCTATTCTTGAAGATAAAGTCTGCCCATTCCTTTGTAGGACCATCAAACCGCATAACCTTGAGATTTTCGGATGCAAGTTCATTCTCGTCAAAAAAATATTCCTGGACAACAGGATTTCCACCCCAGATGTCTGAACGTTTTTTCGCCAATTCTAGAGCCTGTTCACGAATGTCGGTAACATAGAAACCCCTGCCGAAATCCTTGTAAGGTTTCGTCTTACTCAGGTCAATCGTCGTAAATTCCGCGTTGGTTCCATGATATAGAATCATCCGATTGTACCCCCGTTTCGCTTGCAGATGACAACCAGGTCGTCAAGGGCCTCGTCCGTTGGGAGAAGATGTTCCACTGCGTAATGTTCGTCAAGAAAACGAATCCCCTTAAACTGGCACAGGTATTCAGCCGCCACCTGCAGGGTAAGCTGAAAACGCTTGGCAAAAAGCCTGATGCACATGTTTATATACGGGATTTTATACTTGTTCAACATACTACGAATATAACAATATTTCCACTAATCCGCAAAAAAACACCCTGCATTCTGCAGGGTTTTGTCTTAATCTTGAGAGCACTGGCTGCCGAAGCAGGGAGTGATAACGTCAGGGTCACCACTTCCCGACAGCAGGCTTGCCCGCTGCTTCAGCTTGATGACCTTGAGTTTGGGCTGTACGTATTCCTTCTTTTTATTCATCTGCATTTTTGTTTCTTTGGTCTTAAACATTTTCATTTTCCTCCTGGAATCCATCCAGGGTAAATTCTCCATGATTCATACTGGCCTGCAAGAGACTTGTGCGGTGCTTCAGCGTCACCACCTTCATGCAGGGTTTTGCGTAAGATTTTCTGTCGGTTGACTTTTTTTGCATTTTCCTGTCGCCTTATTTGATAATCACTTTCTTGCCGTTGTTGTAGTAGGTCCCCTTGACAGTGGGCTTGCCGTTGAGGCGACGGCCCTTCATGTCAAACCAGCGGTCAGCCTTTTCAAGGGTTATATTGCCGGTGCGGGTGTTCATCTGGCCCACAAAGGTGACTTCGCCATCGGCATTGCCGAACAGGACTGCGATCACTTCGGGCACATCTTCTGCGATAGCTCTGGATACGCCGCGGTATGCCGGAGCACGCAGCATTCCGTTGCCGGAGTTAGACTGATCTGAGGTTCTACTGAGCACAGCGCGCATGGGCTTGACGCTCACGTCAGAACCGCCCTTCACGAAGTCACCGGCCTTGTAGATGCCATCTACATCATCGGCGGCGGCGAAGCCATAGACGCATTCCAGGGCGGTGCAACCGTTTTCCCAATATCTGTTGGCGTAGGAGCCTGAGAATTCCCAATCGCCCACCTTGGGGTTGTTCAATTCAGCGGTCTGCACGGAAACAGGAGAACCCAAGGTCATGTTCAGATTCGTAGCTTCTTCCTTTAGGATGACGGCGTAGGGAACGCCGGCTTCCAGGGCGGCAACCTTGACTTCCGTTCTGAATTCGGCTGTATAGACACCGTCTTCCACAGTTACGCCCGTAAAGGCGTAGAAGTCTGCATTGGCCGTTGTACCTTCGTTGGTGGAGAAGGGCAGCACAATGGTATTGGCGATGTTCAGGCCTTCAGGGCTAGCCACGAAAGTGCGTTCAAATTCAACAGAGTTCACTTCCACCGGATTAGGCACATTTGCTGTTTCCGTGGAATTACCGAGAATCGTCGCCTTGGACTTGTCGGCAGCAATCACGATGGAACCGTAGTTGAATTCAATCTTTCCGCTGAAATCAGGGTAAGAAATTTCATCGGCAAGATTCTGGCCCCAGACAGAACCGTCAATTCCATTGTGGAGAAGGGCTGCAACAGTACCATTAGAAAATTCTTCTCCAGTTTTGAAGCCGGATCCAAAAGAATCCCCATAGACTAGGGCAATCAGTTTTTCTGCAGAACCGGTCTTTGCAAAACTGTTTGTGACAGAACCGCAGTTGAAACCTATCACGCCGCCTACATAGGAGTATTCACCTGTAGTATTCACGGAACCGCTGTTGTAGCAGTTCGTGACGGAACCTTCGTTGGATCCTGTCACGCCGCCTACATTGGAGTATTCACCTGTAGTATTCACGGAACCGCTGTTGTAGCAGTTTGTGACGGAACCTTCGTTGAATCCTGTCACGCCGCCGACATAGTTTTGTCCTCGGAAGTAGGAATCCTCAACGCCTACATTCTCAACCTTTCCGTCAGAACCTACATACCCAAACAAACCGACATTTTCTTCTGATTCATCATTGAAATACAGTCCCTTGATAGCAAAGCCTTGCCCATCGAAAGTTCCTGTATATTGTTTACTGCGGTTTCCAATGAGAGTCCAGGTCCTAAAGCTAGTTCCGTTGGTCACATTACCATCAGCATCCTTTACCAACTGAGACTGCAATGGATTTGTTGCACTGCCGTTCACATAGATGTTTTTCGTCAGCCTGCCGCAAATACTTACTCCAGAAGGCATGTCGGCTGGAACGCTAACAGTTCCGTTCACAAGGGCGGCAAAGCCGTACAATTGTTCTACATTAGAAATTTCGTAGCACTGATTACCAGCCAGCACAGGAATTTCTTGCCACCTGGCATAGAAAGTCTTTGCTCCGGAGGCGTCGGCTGCGATGGAGGACACTGGTTCGCCAGAGAAGTCAGCACTGTTGTACCAACCAACAAAGCCATAGCCTTCGCGGGTAGGAATAGCAAGTGAAAGTTCTACACCCTCAAGGTAAACCGAAGGATTTGCGGAATTATCCACATCCGAGTTTATAGCATCCTTACCATTCAACTCGTATGTAATGGTATAGGCAAAACTCCACTTGGCGTAATATTTCTTTGTCCAGATGGTGTTTTCGCCAACGGTTTGCGCTGTTGCAGAAATCTGAGCGGCGGCGACGATGGTTTTGACAGCGTCACCAGAGAAGTCCTCATTTTCATACCAGCCAGCAAAGGCATAACCTTCGCGGGTGGGGATCGGCAGCTCAGTTTCGGTTCCGTAGGAATGTGTACTTGCGGCATTAGCTGCGTTAGAACCTTCGTTCAGAACATATTCAAGATTGAATTTCACTACGCCAGGCTGCAGATTTCCTTCTGCATCATAAGTGTTGGAAAGAACAGGATAAGCGTCCGTGCCAACATTCTGCCCCCAGACGTAGCCATTCGTTCCATTGTGGAGAAGTATTGCGACGGTACCGTCATGGAATTCAGTTTCGTCCCTAAAGGCAACACCTGCTGGACTGACAAGGCCAACCGGTGATCCAGACTTTGCAAAGCAGTTCTTGATGGAACCATCGTTGATTCCGGTAACGCTACCTACAAAAATATCGCCGCCAGTGACAGAACCGCTATTGTAGCTGTTTGCGATGGAACCTACATTGATTCCAGCAACGCCACCGACATAATTATCGCCGCCAGCAACAGAACTGCTATTGTAGCTGTTTGCAATGGAACCTTGATTATATCCAGCTACGCCACCGACAACGTTTAAACCTCGGATGTAGGAATCCTCAACACCTACATTCTCAACCTTTCCGTCAGAACCTACATACCCAAACAAACCTACACTATCTTTTGATCCTTCATTGAAATACAGTCCCTTGATAGCAAAGCCTTGCCCATCGAAAGTTCCTGTATATTGTTTACTGCTGTTTCCAATGGGAGTCCAGGTCCTGAATCCGCCTTCGGTCACCGTATTCAGTTTGCCTTCGTCATCCAGCACATTCTCGTTCACCACAATTTCATTCGCCAGCTTGCCACAGATGTTTGAACCAACCGGATAACCACTGGGGAGTTGTGATGCCGTGATAACTCCATTCACAAGGGCCGCAAAGCTATACAGCTGATTAACGCTGGAGATTTCGAAACATTCACTGACGGTGCCCTTATTCACCAGAGTCGGAAGTTCCTGCCACTTGGCATAGAAGGTCAATGCTCCGGTAGCGTCGTCTGCAATGGAAGCCACGGCTTCGCCAAAGAAGTCAGCACTTTTGTACCAACCCACAAAGGCATACCCCTCGCGAGTAGGAACAAGCAGCGTAGTTGGCGTACCATACTGATAATCGGTTGAACTAATTTCGCTACCATCTTCATCAACATAGGTAACCTTGAACTTAGCCAACTCAACAGTCACATCGACAGACTGTTCCTCCACGCCAAACCAGTTATCGTTTTCCTCGACCTTGTAGTAAACCGTATAATTGCCTGCAGCATCAGCGCAAGGAATATCGGTGGAATAAGCAGTCTGTGACCCGCCTTCCATTAACACGCTGTAAAGCATATCCCCAGAGTTCGAGGATCCAGAGGCTACAAGTGCGACGCATGCACCAGCGTACTTCGGATTGGCAGAAGTCGGGGGTTCAACTGTGGGCGTAGCCTTCGTGATATTAAAGGATTTTGAAACAGAACCGAATTCCGCATAATCACCCTTGAATGTAACAGTTACAGTTGCGGTGCCAACATTTATATTGTTGGAATATGAATATTCGTAGTCGGTACCTTCGGTGAAATTAAGAGAACCTAATGAAACCGTTGGCTTTGGTGTAATTGTTTCTCCTGTATATGTCTGATCCTCGACATCAAAAGCAGGGATTCCTGTATATATGATTTTACGTTCTCCATTTTCAATAATGCCGAAATAATCATTTTTACTTACAGACACATCAATATCATCGTGCATATAAATTATGCTTTCGCCGTTCTTGATGCTTGATGCATCCACCACATCGACATCGTCGTATATAGTCACAGTACCAATTTCATTCTTAGAACCATAATATGTATAACCCGTACCAATGCCATTTGCTTCTGTACCGCCAACAGCCTTTACAGAACCACCCTTAATGGTAATATTGCCAAGTCTTGCAGTTTTCGAAGTAACCTCACTAATGATTACTCCTGTTCCGATGCCTGAACCCCACCGGGAATATCCAATTGCCGTGATATTTCCACCTTCAATTACAATATCTCCACCTATGGCATCAACATTCCATGCTTGACTCAAGCCAATACCAGCAGAATTATGATTACCCGATACGGTTAATGAACCTTCACCCCTAATTGTCAGAGTTGATCCTAAGCCTCCAACTTGAATACCAGCCTTTTGATAAGCACCAGTTACATTATTTTCACCCACAAGAGTAATGGATGCCGAACCATCACAGATAATTCCACCATTGATTGTAGCACCTGAAAGAGAAATGTTAGCCTTATCAGCAACCATCACTGTATATTGAGTTGTACCACTAAGTACATCTCCATCTACAGCAGTGAAATTATTAGTTGCTTCGGACAAATTAATAAAACTTTCACGATTTATGGTTGCAGAAATGTTTATATTAGATGTTCCTATAGTCACACCATATACACTATTTGATGCAACCAACATATTTGTTCCATCAGAAACATCAGTTGCTGTATAAGGAAACAAAGGTCTAAACTCAACTACTGTTCCAGAAATATATTTACCGTCACCATCTGCAGGATTGGATGTTCTAATAATTTCCATGTGCTCGGGGAAATCAACAGAATATGTTTCCGCGACCTCTGCCGCCACATTTACATCACCATCTGGCATAACAAAGGTGTATGTACCTTCTCCTACATCAGACAATGACACTGCTCCTCCATTTATCTTTACTGATGAAGCATCAACAGCAACACCAAGAGTCAGTGTAATCAACTCTCCAGCAAGAGCATATTCTGGATTTACTGTTATATGAGCCTTAATATCATCATCAATTACAGTATGGTGATTCAAGGCTTTGGTTCGAATAATTCGCCATTCTCCTTCACCAGAATCGTCAAATATCTCATCCTTAGCAACACCAGTGACTATACTTCCTTCATTCTTAAAATTAACGGTAATATTTTCTTTATTCCCTATACATCCAGAATTATTAGATGTTGCAACGATTTTCTTAATTCCGTTCGAAATATTAATTGTTATACTGCCAGTTCCGGATTGTCCAGCGCCAATGCCCTTTGCATAAATAACACCACCGTTTAGATTAACGGCACTAGCTTTTCCACTTTGACC contains:
- a CDS encoding nucleotidyltransferase family protein, whose amino-acid sequence is MDFSRYDNFFLLLRIALGCPGASVGAFPRLSADEWERIYNEADRQTLLGLAFDGVMKLPQELRPPMELMFQWASEAETVRGLNELLNKECALQTNFFEKENFQTAILKGQANARLYPNPLCRQPGDIDIWVSGGKKRVVEFLGQHGLKNRGYSTKHHVHLPKNKDGVDVEVHFTPSSGNMNPFSTRRLVKFLNGELSCRERTPEGYYVPNVKFALAMQLSHVHRHFVTGGVGLRQLLDYYILLRSSSVEDRNEISRRLGSLGLSHAAAAIMWVLRQTLGLDESLMLCKPDSFRGEWMLKDILKNGNFGYHSEKVRLKWLYWWFGKRRDSLKYFRYDAVETIWAEIAYWIDFFSKVSLRIKYRRISLRDIQF
- a CDS encoding DUF3791 domain-containing protein, which translates into the protein MLNKYKIPYINMCIRLFAKRFQLTLQVAAEYLCQFKGIRFLDEHYAVEHLLPTDEALDDLVVICKRNGGTIG
- a CDS encoding tyrosine-type recombinase/integrase — translated: MNLSEYIQQFLTYLTAQRRFSPRTVDTYRKSLDKFMVHLNGDCSPQKNGVAKESETPDQPLAAFSEMNVKGFVWDLKIKQGLAPTSICEHLAALKSFGKYLVRSNVLQTNPAGNVPMPKKPKRLVSFMGQKDLAFDKFPDLENPTLPQVRARLLLELIYGSGLRISECQGLCWNQIMTSEHLVRVFGKGSKERIVPVTEELLSRIGEFKQMQIEAGHVPTATGYVFLSEDGKPYGIRTLRNDIHNLLRLIGWEGKASPHVLRHSFATHLLENGAEIMSVKEMLGHESISTTQVYTHVSAERLREAFKKTHPRA
- a CDS encoding InlB B-repeat-containing protein; this translates as MMRNGINSYLTTLVMVLALLFSANAFAATEQSPISIEGKDYTLFTGFTATDGSITNTRYTYSNVVDGDPSTRWRDIEPASGFSYVEFRSDVPIFLKGYKLNSYDESEFHPSEWRLFAKADEDDDYVLVSEYIDQTYSGTEHNYPVVNEVNNQYRFFRFECTEEDRNIGLTEIRLYGYNVTYTHLTPQSATCTQQGVLRECYLRGDGKYFEDENGEIGLDVDECVTAMLAHVTEHHEADANHIEYWQCSVCGKFFLDADLTTEIIEAETQVVSYLNSDGNMVRLMEDATKVTSSMTTWDEGWYVVYEDVTVDDRITVNGEVHLILANGKTLNANKGITVATTASFNVYAQTEDEMNMGTLNASSPNSLTPYAGIGCAYGSGDAGSITINGGKITARGNLGAGIGSVQFRSVGSITINGGIVDAADAKGSGAGIGSGQSGKASAVNLNGGVIYAKGIGAGQSGTGSITINISNGIKKIVATSNNSGCIGNKENITVNFKNEGSIVTGVAKDEIFDDSGEGEWRIIRTKALNHHTVIDDDIKAHITVNPEYALAGELITLTLGVAVDASSVKINGGAVSLSDVGEGTYTFVMPDGDVNVAAEVAETYSVDFPEHMEIIRTSNPADGDGKYISGTVVEFRPLFPYTATDVSDGTNMLVASNSVYGVTIGTSNINISATINRESFINLSEATNNFTAVDGDVLSGTTQYTVMVADKANISLSGATINGGIICDGSASITLVGENNVTGAYQKAGIQVGGLGSTLTIRGEGSLTVSGNHNSAGIGLSQAWNVDAIGGDIVIEGGNITAIGYSRWGSGIGTGVIISEVTSKTARLGNITIKGGSVKAVGGTEANGIGTGYTYYGSKNEIGTVTIYDDVDVVDASSIKNGESIIYMHDDIDVSVSKNDYFGIIENGERKIIYTGIPAFDVEDQTYTGETITPKPTVSLGSLNFTEGTDYEYSYSNNINVGTATVTVTFKGDYAEFGSVSKSFNITKATPTVEPPTSANPKYAGACVALVASGSSNSGDMLYSVLMEGGSQTAYSTDIPCADAAGNYTVYYKVEENDNWFGVEEQSVDVTVELAKFKVTYVDEDGSEISSTDYQYGTPTTLLVPTREGYAFVGWYKSADFFGEAVASIADDATGALTFYAKWQELPTLVNKGTVSECFEISSVNQLYSFAALVNGVITASQLPSGYPVGSNICGKLANEIVVNENVLDDEGKLNTVTEGGFRTWTPIGNSSKQYTGTFDGQGFAIKGLYFNEGSKDSVGLFGYVGSDGKVENVGVEDSYIRGLNVVGGVAGYNQGSIANSYNSSSVAGGDNYVGGVAGINVGSIANSYNSGSVTGGDIFVGSVTGINDGSIKNCFAKSGSPVGLVSPAGVAFRDETEFHDGTVAILLHNGTNGYVWGQNVGTDAYPVLSNTYDAEGNLQPGVVKFNLEYVLNEGSNAANAASTHSYGTETELPIPTREGYAFAGWYENEDFSGDAVKTIVAAAQISATAQTVGENTIWTKKYYAKWSFAYTITYELNGKDAINSDVDNSANPSVYLEGVELSLAIPTREGYGFVGWYNSADFSGEPVSSIAADASGAKTFYARWQEIPVLAGNQCYEISNVEQLYGFAALVNGTVSVPADMPSGVSICGRLTKNIYVNGSATNPLQSQLVKDADGNVTNGTSFRTWTLIGNRSKQYTGTFDGQGFAIKGLYFNDESEENVGLFGYVGSDGKVENVGVEDSYFRGQNYVGGVTGFNEGSVTNCYNSGSVNTTGEYSNVGGVTGSNEGSVTNCYNSGSVNTTGEYSYVGGVIGFNCGSVTNSFAKTGSAEKLIALVYGDSFGSGFKTGEEFSNGTVAALLHNGIDGSVWGQNLADEISYPDFSGKIEFNYGSIVIAADKSKATILGNSTETANVPNPVEVNSVEFERTFVASPEGLNIANTIVLPFSTNEGTTANADFYAFTGVTVEDGVYTAEFRTEVKVAALEAGVPYAVILKEEATNLNMTLGSPVSVQTAELNNPKVGDWEFSGSYANRYWENGCTALECVYGFAAADDVDGIYKAGDFVKGGSDVSVKPMRAVLSRTSDQSNSGNGMLRAPAYRGVSRAIAEDVPEVIAVLFGNADGEVTFVGQMNTRTGNITLEKADRWFDMKGRRLNGKPTVKGTYYNNGKKVIIK
- a CDS encoding DUF3990 domain-containing protein, whose translation is MILYHGTNAEFTTIDLSKTKPYKDFGRGFYVTDIREQALELAKKRSDIWGGNPVVQEYFFDENELASENLKVMRFDGPTKEWADFIFKNRSRSQQFQNPFDIVQGPIADDGVAYLLNLYEDGLRTLDELAKELEYKNLNNQFCFLTEKALGYLRRQG